The genomic segment TACGCACGTGCAGTAGTGGATTTGCTTTTGCACGTTCTTGTCCCGCCACCACATCTTGAAACCAGGACAGGGAGATTTGTAGTGTGTGAACTAATAATGTGCAATGTTCTTTTGCCTTTAATTGCAAAACTGTCAGATCCCGACTGGTTAAACATGTTGATCGTGGATGTGTTTACGAGGTCCAAAAATCCAGTAACCAAACCATCTGAATCGGAGAAAACGACATCTCCTCCAATGATGCttttaaataaagacaattcaCACGATGTTGAAGTTCCATCTTCTCTAACCTTGAAGCTCAAGCCCGACACTCTCAGTGTGACTGACGCACCAACACCCGAATTGGCAAATTTGGATGTTCTTGACTCTGCAGATCTTTACTGTCCACAGAACCAAGAGGACGAAGGACCAAGGCAGTTGTTTTCTTCAGAGCATCCAGGTTTCAATACAAAGGATTATTTGCGGCTCGGGAAATCAAATCCTTTCTATCAAGAAACAGACTCTGATTTGGAGTCTCCTCTAAACGATTTTAAAAGGAGCTCCTTGGAGTCGCTGGTTCTGATAGGCACAGAAGAAGAAACGTCAGAGCCTGTTACCGAATGTCCCACGCTTGCCGACGGAATACTGGACCCCAAAGACGAGTTCCATGTCAATTCTAACGCACCAAGACTCGTGGTCTCGGAGATACAAGAACAACCCTCTGACACCACTGATGGGACAGGTGAACCGTCTTTGAGCTTTCGTGCTCTTCAGGAACTTGAAAAGGGTACCACGAAAGCAGAAATGACTGGCGTGGAGACGTCGGGTATGGTGAACGTCAACGGGCTGACTCTGTCCGAACCTCTTCAAGCCTCCTCACCTTTAGCCGGCTCCATGCCACTCTCTCCATTCACGTTTGAACCCCTCAGTAGTCCTGAAGGCCCCGTCATTATTCAGAACCTTCGTATCACAGGCACCATCACAGCTAAGGAGCACCGAGGCACGGGCTCTCATCCATACACACTCTACACTGTGAAGGTGCGTGTCTGTTTGATTCTGTTatgtaaaatttatataaaaCCAAGGAAACAAGAGAGAAATTTCATGTCACATCCACATTGAAGTGACTGCAGTTTGtacacgatatggccaaaagtatgtggacacctgagtattgaacatcccatcccaaaaccatgggcattagtATTAATAGTTTTCCCCTCgtttgctcttataataaccccaactcttctgggaaggcttttcactagattttggagtgtagctgtggggatttgtgtccattcagccacaagagtctTGGAGTGAAATTAGCGTTCCAGTTCAAGCCAAAGatattcagtggggttgaggtcaatgCTCTGTGCTCTGTGCTCTatacaggacactcgagttcttccactccaaacttggcaaaccacatcttcatggagctcgctttgtgcacatgaacagtgtcctgctggaagaggtTTGGggctcttggttccagtgaagagaaattgtactgctacagcatataaaatacattatatacatttgtgtgcttccaactttgtggcaacagtttgggtgTGATGGACGggcatccacatacttttggccatatatagGTCGTGCTGGAGCTGTAAGTAATGCTCTCATTCATTTTGGCTGtgaacattatattatattatgcctCACTTCAGTGTATTTTAACGATTTACCTCCAGTTCACATTTTACAAATACAGCCGTGGTTTAAAAACTATAtgaccccaattccaaaaaagttgtgacactgtgtaaaatgtaaattaaaaacagaacgcaatgatttgcaaatctcataaacccatatgttataacagaacatagaaaacatatcaaatgttgaaacataaactgagtaaatgtaccattttaaggaaaaatataaggtcattttgaatttgatggcagcaacatgTTTCGGGCaataaaaggctggaaaagtaagtgttactaaaaagaaatagctggagaaacattttgcagttaattgagttaattagcaacaggtcagtaacatgattgggtataaaaagagtatcttagagatgcagagtctctcagaagtaaagatgggatagaatctggatggaagaatatgttgctctaaaacctgtatatacctttcagcattgatgctgCCAAttccatcagagatgcaggcttttgaactgagtgctgataaaaagccggatggtccctgtcctctttagtttagaggacacggtgtccatggtttccaaaaagaattttgaatttCAATTTGTCTGACCACAGACCAGTTTTCCattttgcctcagtccattttaaatgaactttggcccagagaagacgccGGAGTTTCTGGCTCATGTTGACATATGGATTCTGCTTTGCATGAtggagctttaaccagcgtttgttgatggcacggcgaactgtgttcacagacacagagttctgcggtgtttctgagcccatgcagtgatttccatttcAGAATCATTCCTGTTTTTAacgcagtgccgcctgagggcccgaagatcacgggcatgcagtattgattttcaccctcgtcccttacacacagagatttctccagagattttgatgatattatgtactgtagatgatgagatattcatagtcttcgcaattttacgttgaggaacattattctgtaattgttccacaaattgtagatgcagtttttttgcagattgatgaacctctgcccatctttacttctgagagactctgcctctctaagatcctcttttcaTACCCAATCATGTTTAATACTGTAACACTTTTTCAGCcgtttgttgcccctgtcccaacttttttgagacgtgttgcggctatcaaattcaaaattaccttatttgttttcttaaaatggtacatttactcaatttaaacattttatatgttctGTTGGcaataacatgggtttatgagatttgcaaatcattgttttctgtttttatttacaatttagtgtcccaacttttttggaattggggtcgtatgtagaacgtgtgtgtgtaattaataaaaaaaaacaaaaaaataaatatatatatatatatatatatatatagcgagaGATAGATATCTATATCTAACAGTCTAATTTGGCTTCTAAACCGAATCTAAACACTAAACAACAGATGATGTCAGAAATGTATCGTAATTTTCCGTAAGTATTTTACTTCCAACTCCAGCTGTGGACTGTTAACGTTGTGCTCACTTCAGtactgtgtaaatgtttaaaatctgtttgtttaacttttttatgCCTGAATAACAAACGGTCTCGTCTGTGTAATTTGTCTTGGCACATGCAGTGCGgtttatctctctcacacacacacacacaatagggTGCACAAATTAATGTCATGTTAACCCTGTTACAAAAGCTTACTAAAATACAGTGTAGTGCCCATGTAAAAACTATACAGTTTACAGTAAACAGTAGTCTGTGTGTAATGTTCAAACAAAGGTGCAGGTATTACTGTTGGATTTTCAGTCAAGTTCAGTCATGACTGGGGTTCTGAATAGAGTGACAGGgctgaagagaaaagaagaagcctttatttgtcacatatacattacagcacagtgaaattgtttatttatattttcccccgcatatcccagcttgtgaggaagctggagcttgaacccgtGACCTTCAGATCAGTAACTCATAGCCTTAACCTTTGCGCCACCactgccagagagagagagactgagctTTTTTATTAGCCTAATGCAGTTGCATGACTTGTATTATCACATCTTTTGTAATATAAATAGTATTCTTTGCCAATACTTTGCAGTACGAAACAGCTGTGGACTCGGAGAATCCAGGCACGTTGCAGCCAGTGGCTTATCACATGGTCAATCGGCGCTATAGTGAATTTCTGAATCTGCAGACCCGGTTAGAGGAGAAACCTGAATTACGCAAAATTCTCAAACGTGAGTTCTGATTTGGTAATACAATTTTCAGGGGTGGGCAAATCACTAGCCCGAGTGCCTGGGACAAGATGATTTCATggccagacttttttttttttttttttttttttaatttgtagttGCCCACCACACaagtaggaaaaaaaaccctgacgaTTTCAGTATTAGGAATGCACAAGTATGTGGAAACACTGGGAGTTTTCTCTCACATTTTCTGCTCACTAGGAAGTCGTATACTCGTCTGTATTAATGcgcttaaagtgcacctattattgtttttcaaatattaccttatATGTGGTGTGtcatagagctgtttgtgaatgtaaaaacgtctgcaaagtttcaaaaatcaaagtgcaggacaaacggagttaatgactcccaaaagaaggaaccgattctgaacagctaaAATGAGTTGTTAGTGATtacagacttacttcctgtactcacctatgtaggtttgtaacaaaaagccccgcctctgatcTTCATCCGCTGCTCACTGACAGCGGTAgcccaatcacaacagactgggacgtctgaccaatcagagcagagtatgctctctcaaaggaggagtttagattGAATCGTTAAGAACGGATCAACTTTAACGAGTCATCtttgacactggggaaaaaaggtaatgttgcAACTTAAATTAttagcacattaaagtgttttgtttttttaacattggATGcttgtaaatctattgtatgagacctttaaaaaaaattaggcatgtttcaaaaccataacaggtgcactttaataacCTATGGCGATCTATCACTTTTTGTCCTAGTCAGTTATGTTTCCGAGCAGTCGAAACCTGGGACTGGGCAGTACACTGCAGCTTTCACTTGCCTGCTGGGCTTGCTAACGGGTTTatcatttgtccacccctggtTTTTGAAGTTTCCTTTTATTAAGTATACATGTGTAGACTTTTCCTTGTATTGCTTTAATTGTAGATGTTAAAGGACCTAAAAAAATCTTTCCTGACCTCCCTTTTGGAAACATGGACAGTGACCGAGTTGAAGCCAGAAAAGGTTTATTGGAAACGTTCCTTAAGGTGAGAGGTCACTGATTACACACTACATAATATTctattataatgtaaaatagAGAAAATATGTCAAAGTGCTCATTGCTAACTGGATAAATGCCATCATTAGtgtttattacacattataaaGCATATACACATCTCCAGTCCTGAAGTATGGAATAATATTTGTGTCACAGGGAATttgaatttttgttatatttgtgGTGGCACAAAGTATTTCACATTCAGTGCAACAGATTCAAACTCGCCATCATTTCTtgatttctgattggctgaaatgACAATGTCTGATtctgtgcttgttttttttttctttcaaattgtATAGATTGTATATCGCAGTGTATAAATTTGAATCTGATTTTGATTAACTGAATCTGAACTGCTTTGTGCCATGAAATTTTAAATCgaaaacataaaagaaaaaaaccccccataCATTCAAATAGGGAAAAAATAtctatttgattttatttaatttgatataCACCATCAAAGGTTTATACACACtcgttctttattttattttatttttctccacattttagaataataatagtcatcaaaacaatggaactatgggaattatgttgtgataaaaaaaaaattccaaaataattccaaataatgtaatattttagcatcttcaaagtagacgccctttttgccttgaatttccagaaatgcatTCTTAGTATTTTCTCAaatgatttcttgaggaatttccctgagatgctttttaaacagtattaaaggagttcacacctacactggacacttattggctgctttctGGAATATTCCGCTccaagtcatttttaaaaaaaaaacaacaaaaaaaaccaacattttttgtaaataaaatgttagttttctaatgaaagaaatgaatatgtcggcacgattatatttttgtctataacacagatttcaaacatttaatcatacaccttcagatcaaacggtttttaagatcatgagaaacctttcagtcgagtgtctaaaaacttttgacaggtagtgtacattttcaaaataaagtgttaaaaattttgtaaaatcaaatcatttttaaatccaaatactaGTGACACAAATATCATTCTGTACTTAATAATCGGAGTTCAGTACAGTCTGGTGATTCCCTGCTCCAGCGTGTACTTCTGAAACCTGGTAATTAACAGGTTCTATTTTACACAGGTTACACAGGTAACTACAGATACATTTTCATTATCAAGTATGTGCTTGACAACCTGGTTCCATGCCAGCTGAAAGAAGCTCTTCGTTTTTGATTGTAGCAACTTTGTTCAGTACCTGAAACTGCCAACAGTGAAGAAATGCAAGAGTTTCTTGCCCTTAACACTGATGCGAGGATCGCTTTTGTAAAGAAGCCGTTCATCGTCTCACGAATAGACAAGGTACgttttaaagaatttttatttatagttcTAACCACTTCATAGaaattaaaattgtttatttaagcAATGTCGCACAAGCAAGAGTGCAGTTATACCCAATATCGGCACGATCGTGACTCACAATTTTATAAATAAGCAATTAATAGcaagtaactgacatttctgaCCCAATATGGCCAAAttagtttatttttgctgtgattttaatatcATGTGGCAAACACAGACACGTGGAGTGAAACGTCACACACGcagtgaaacatcccagtgTGGTTACACTGCTTGGCCggtcaaattagtggaccggaactaCCTGttgtataaatacatatatcCCTTGATATTCAGCATGCACAGAATTATCACAATGTACACTTCAATATACCATCACTACCCCTGTGTTTCATTTGGGATTAGTTTGCCCACCTAGACAACATTTTTGGTTgaacatttaattcattttatgtGTGTAGGCCTGAGTAACAGTGTGTTATGTGTAAATTGACAGATTGTGGTGAATGCTATAGTCGATACGCTGAAGACAGCCTTCCCTCGTTCAGAGCCACAAAGCCCCACGGATGAAGTGGACGCTGAGCCTGATGGGAAATTATCTTCAGACAGGAAGAGCAAGTATGTGGATTAGTTTTGGCAAGCAAGTCGATAGCTGTAAACGACGTAGCATTCGGTCCTATCTTCATTTCTATGGCTCTCATTCTTAGCggtttctgtttcttttgtatTTAGGTCCAGGATGCGATTCTCCAGTAAAACTGCTCCTGCTCTTAACGTGTCCGACATGAAACCCAAAGTGCTTTACTACTTTGATGAAGGGAGCACCGTAAGTGAAACCGGCTTCGCTGATTGCCGTTTGTTTGTGCGTCACACTCGAGGTCTGCTTTGCCTTGTAAAGTAAACTGGGTGttgttaataatagtaataataataataataaactttatttttatatagcgctatatataaattttttattttatatagtattGAATTACTGTTGGTGCTGCACTGACGAAAACCTGAAGATATTTACAATATCAGTAATTAGTAATAATACGTAGCTCTTGCCATGTTTGTTCGACTGAACCTGTTCATCATGGGCTCCGTGTTGTGTAAAAAATCCTTTCTCAGGTTTTCAATGGCCTCACCATGAATAGTCTAGAGAGCTTCATCTTGGAGCGGGAGCGTCTTGCGAGTAAAGCACCGCTCCGAGACGCCGATGGAGAGCGGGATGTCGGCCTCGGTGCCAAGTGGGTTACGCAGCCCTGCGCGTGTTCGAAAGGAAAGTTGCAAAATGTCGTTGAAAATCAGGGTAAGAAGCACTTCACGTTCAACACGTGATAAGTCTGctaccaaagaaagaaaacatctgATACCTGATACAGTTGGGATCATCAAAATACTGCAGAATACAAATTATTTTTAGATACCAGTATTGCCTTTAAGGATTGCACTGATTGGCCACGTGATCATGcacagtcagtacatttacatggacatgaatattccgatattaacccgattaagacaatactctgattatgAAACTACCATTTAAACAATGgtttctgatgaccttaatccaactaaaGACAttctcgaagtaaacacaaatcgatttaagacgtgtggagtattcctgttttagtcgcattatcgaagtgcattacagacacatacacaccttaatcacattattaatgtcgTGGGaattttcaccgcattttgtgacagaacacgtacacacacggcagtgctcaactgtttgacaGCAAAcgagagcacagctgcgtctgaaaccgcgtacttacctactatatagtaggtaaaatacatgtatctctatatactgtatagtaggtaagtacgcggttttggacgcagcccacggcttcaagcagttgtctattagcacgtacagcatgacaaataattaactgcacttgaagctttcgtaaaaattaaaaatgaaacacccaaaactgtatacggtaccataacgaaggcgaactgtatgttgatacgtgaaattctggagggaatgtcggacggcgtggcgcggggacgtaatgacgtgtcacattaatcgatctatgttctaaaacatgtaaaatgggaacatgaaaggagtattttaaaagtgactcatgtaaacaccttaatcacaatattgtcttactcagaataaggtcaataattagattactgctgtccgggTAAACATAGCCAATTACTGACTGAAGTCGGTATATTGCTATGCACAATTTCTTAGCCCCCTCTACCCTGTCCATCAATCAAAAGAAAGAGACAACTGTAGGACCATTTACATGCAACTGTTTTGCCCTAAATTCGTAGTGGCATGGTCGTGTGTGGGGTTCTGCCATGACTATTAGTTGCAGCATCCTTTCATCAGTATCAGTAACTTACCACGGTACTGCTGAAAAGTGGATATTTTTAGCTATGGATTCTTTTAAACCCAGTGTGGTGTACAGATGGGTGTTGCTGCCTGCTGGGTATCGCTCATCAGGCTGGGAGCCTCATGCACATCCGTCAGCACTTATATGGCTGTGGTCATCAGCCAGGGGACACTGATCCTTGACGTTTTGTGACAGACATCCAGGCAGCTGCCCTGCGCTCAGTAGTTATAGCAAAAACCATAGCAATGCACCTGTGCTAACATTCTAACACCTgccatgtcagtgtcactgctgtgctgagaatcaTTCACCACCCAATTCATATCTGGTTAGTGGTGGCATACTGGGAATCCCTGAATGTGACCGATGTACCGTTTTTGTATCACATGCAGGTCTTTTTGGGTTTCATGTTGCATTTACAAGAAACTAGCCACATATCCTGCTCAGTAGTTCACCCTGTGAAAGAAACACGAAGACATGTGCATTCTGACCTGAGGGATAAGCCTGGGTTCAGATTTGCTACTGATCTGTGATGAGCTGAGCTGGTGAAAAAGTACTATAACTGAACACTTACAaacttattaaaacaaaaatgaccagtgtatcaaataaaatgtctaGTGAGTGTTAGGAAATGAGTGCAAAGCAGGGTATACCCAATACATTGGTTGCTGATTGTTTTAAATAGACAGAAGAGGCTACCCTTTGTAAATAACAATTAACTTGATTAAACATGGCCAAATGATTGGCTTTGTCTACATCTTGTACCTTGTATACatttaagtaattaaattgagGTCAACATGAAATCGGAGTCTTGTGTTTTTCAGGGCACTTCCTGTTATTAGTCACGTTAACACTTGTGTGATTGAGTCTTTCAGTGCAGGTGCAGGAACCATTTGTGGACTAGATTTTGTGACTCTAATTATTGTTGAATTTATACTTAAGTAAGTGAAGTAGGTGTTGAGGAATTTTTAGGTTAGTTAAGTACTAGTGCTGTAGTAGCTTTGAAGAAAAGTCACAAAGCTTTATCTTACCTCTAGAGGACAGCACATCCACATGTGCAGCATTTCTGCATCAGGAGTGATGTTTAAAATATGTGGAGATAGTTTTCCTTATTTTACTTGCCTTACGTATTTGAAAACAAAttgtaaatatatgttttaaaacaaaGCTTTCCTTCCAGTTTACTAGGGATGCACCAGTCCAAGTGTTAATGTCAgactgatatatttttttacacactggCTGGGTATAAGATTGGATTTCATATACTTTCTGCATCAGATTCAGTGATTTTTCTATAGATATTTAATGCAATTTttgcattattaaaatattttttatattgttaGTTTAATGCTTGTGATGTCGACTGATGCATATCATTAGCTTGATGCATCTATATTTCTGAAGGAATTCAAAGGCATCCTTTCAGCACCTTTGCAATTAGTTAAACGAAACGTTACTTTTAGCGATGATTAATGATGCATTACCTACATTTTCCAGAAGTAATTTGTATCTTGTACATCTCTAATAAGGGTTGTTTGTCAAACAGGGGAGACTGTACTTGCTGACACAGCTCTGAACGTCCTCTATCTGCTGATGAAGGATCAATGGAGTTGGCTGTGCAGTGAAAATATCCAGAGGAGCATCAGACTGCTATTTGGGACCCTCGTTGAGCGGTAGGCAAATAACAGTAACACTGCAATGAATATTTGCTTAGAAtgaggccatgtgtgtgcggagtttgcatgttctccccgtgctgcgggggtttcctccaggtactccggtttcctcccccagtccaaagacatgcatggtaggctgattggcgtgtctaaagtgtccgtagtgtatgaatgggtatgtgagtgtgtatgtgattgtgccctgcgatggactggcaccctgtccagggtgtaccctgccttgtgccctgcgatggaccggcaccctgtccagggtgtaccccgccttgtgccccatgctccctgggatagggttcaggttccccgtgaccctgaaaaggagtaagcagtagaagatggatggatggagtaatTTTGTAATAGGTAATTTTAAgcttatgtggaaaaaaaaaaacaaaccccaacgTGCTGGCACGCTATAGGCTTATATACAGTTTAGTAGTACAAAAGTGCAAGCTTTTGATAAATTACAAACTGTAGTTACGTGTTTCAGTAACTAAAACAGTAGCTGAAACACTGCAATTGATGATTAATTTTCTTGATAATgtaatgatttgttttatttatgaagTGCATGGAAATTTCTTCTCTTCTGGTTATTTCTGGAGCTGCTTGGCTATGCTAATAGATCATTAACTTTTTTAATTGATCTTTGATTATTTGAAGCATTAATGGGTTCCTTGGTCTTAGGCACATAATTCATATTTTGTACaagattttattgaaaatttgtGGTCAATTTGTTAGAAGTACAATTaaaaagctttttgtttttatacagttgcaatcaaaataattcacccccattgcaaatcaggtttattgtgaaaatgtacagactttcagctgtttgcaatgaacaaatcaaacaaaagcaattgaaatagttcaatacaacgaatgcttcaagtggtttccccaaattcaactgaaaatgcaacttataatgatttctccagtctcaattATT from the Ictalurus furcatus strain D&B chromosome 17, Billie_1.0, whole genome shotgun sequence genome contains:
- the snx19b gene encoding sorting nexin-19; translated protein: MTQPESLSPSMMALPEFIMQRKLLGFGVLLAWVVLFHLLVNVWLLCVFTSLLVVIGGWLGSQALLESESVIHLERFITLDEIRSSPDVEMQLDHEIQSTVSKIIRDFVSSWYNTVSTEPGFEDEIHDAMISMAMQLKLRAKKVDRKALTLRILDLCGCHLQCYVKAKEIMAGKAGEDQSVSANESVWQAYSTSCVPHPALQSSAVEVNYARAVVDLLLHVLVPPPHLETRTGRFVVCELIMCNVLLPLIAKLSDPDWLNMLIVDVFTRSKNPVTKPSESEKTTSPPMMLLNKDNSHDVEVPSSLTLKLKPDTLSVTDAPTPELANLDVLDSADLYCPQNQEDEGPRQLFSSEHPGFNTKDYLRLGKSNPFYQETDSDLESPLNDFKRSSLESLVLIGTEEETSEPVTECPTLADGILDPKDEFHVNSNAPRLVVSEIQEQPSDTTDGTGEPSLSFRALQELEKGTTKAEMTGVETSGMVNVNGLTLSEPLQASSPLAGSMPLSPFTFEPLSSPEGPVIIQNLRITGTITAKEHRGTGSHPYTLYTVKYETAVDSENPGTLQPVAYHMVNRRYSEFLNLQTRLEEKPELRKILKHVKGPKKIFPDLPFGNMDSDRVEARKGLLETFLKQLCSVPETANSEEMQEFLALNTDARIAFVKKPFIVSRIDKIVVNAIVDTLKTAFPRSEPQSPTDEVDAEPDGKLSSDRKSKSRMRFSSKTAPALNVSDMKPKVLYYFDEGSTVFNGLTMNSLESFILERERLASKAPLRDADGERDVGLGAKWVTQPCACSKGKLQNVVENQGETVLADTALNVLYLLMKDQWSWLCSENIQRSIRLLFGTLVERWLEVGVANLTCMQYWVTYLRVLQQAVWPGGNLPAHPRPQRTHQQRDDTKQQSLQCLMNLLPDLVSDMLGSEKYKHSWQVVLDSLQDSTINRHLVYCVWDVLLEFLIPELSDDDFQKMLLQSLSKNAEKLPQ